One segment of Longimicrobium sp. DNA contains the following:
- the murB gene encoding UDP-N-acetylmuramate dehydrogenase, protein MPLSNTLGPAVGELEARLGADRLERDALLGPFTTFKIGGPADMLYRALTPDELARAVLAARELEIPFFLLGMGANILIGDRGFRGLVIKNEVEHVDFLDDSRVRAGGGAKVYHDLIQATVARGLGGLHHFVGIPSTVGGAVWQNLHFLSPAPERERTVFIEEVVEGATILAEEGDVREVDRAYFNFGYDYSILHDRKDVVLDVTFRLDPTPREVLRNVIRENLMWRDDRHPDLWLYPSAGSVFQKIEGVGAGRLIDQCGLKGHVLGSAQIFHKHANIMVNLGGATADDVRRLIDLAQTTVKRELGYELKTEIGMIGEF, encoded by the coding sequence ATGCCCCTCTCGAACACCCTCGGCCCCGCGGTGGGCGAACTCGAAGCCCGCCTCGGCGCGGACCGCCTGGAGCGGGACGCGCTCCTGGGGCCGTTCACCACCTTCAAGATCGGCGGCCCGGCGGACATGCTCTACCGCGCGCTGACCCCCGACGAGCTCGCGCGTGCAGTGCTGGCCGCGCGCGAGCTGGAGATCCCCTTCTTCCTGCTGGGGATGGGGGCCAACATCCTGATCGGCGACCGGGGCTTCCGCGGGCTGGTGATCAAGAACGAGGTGGAGCACGTCGACTTCCTGGACGACAGCCGCGTTCGGGCGGGGGGCGGGGCCAAGGTGTACCACGACCTGATCCAGGCCACCGTCGCGCGGGGCCTGGGGGGGCTGCATCACTTCGTGGGGATTCCCAGCACGGTGGGCGGGGCGGTCTGGCAGAACCTGCACTTCCTCTCGCCGGCGCCGGAGCGGGAGCGCACGGTGTTCATCGAGGAGGTGGTGGAGGGCGCCACTATCCTCGCCGAGGAGGGCGACGTGCGGGAGGTGGACCGCGCCTACTTCAACTTCGGCTACGACTACAGCATCCTGCACGACCGCAAGGACGTGGTGCTGGACGTCACCTTCCGCCTCGACCCGACCCCGCGCGAGGTGCTGCGCAACGTCATCCGCGAGAACCTGATGTGGCGCGACGACCGGCACCCGGACCTGTGGCTGTATCCGAGCGCCGGCTCCGTCTTCCAGAAGATCGAGGGTGTGGGCGCGGGCCGGCTGATCGACCAGTGCGGCCTCAAGGGGCACGTGCTTGGCAGCGCGCAGATCTTCCACAAGCACGCCAACATCATGGTCAACCTCGGCGGCGCCACCGCCGACGACGTGCGCCGCCTCATCGACCTCGCGCAGACGACGGTTAAGCGCGAGCTGGGTTACGAGCTGAAGACGGAGATCGGGATGATCGGGGAGTTTTGA